The Balearica regulorum gibbericeps isolate bBalReg1 chromosome 5, bBalReg1.pri, whole genome shotgun sequence genomic interval TGTATTTTCAGGAACCCCGCCCCTGCAATTAATCCTAAACACAAACACAGTCTCAGTCAAGGCGTACGCATATGCCTTCAAAGCAGTGTTATATGACagcttttttaaagttctgtgaTCACTGAagtccagccagcagctccgATGGGAGCAGGATCCAggctctgctttgttttcattgatCATTTTGCTTTGGATATACATTAAAACATTAGGCTAATAATTGACCTACCATATCGTCTGAACTTATGCACCTTATCTTTGCATCGATCGATTCTAGCCCCgaaaagcaaggaaattcagaaagaaagacTTAATCCTATGTTATATACGCATTCAAAAACATCACTACGTCACTATTGCTCTTCTTAAAGATACTGGGAGTTTTGACAGTGGGACAAGTCCTTGCTTgactgaaatcagcagaaattTTGCCGGAGTAATCAAAGTAGAATCAAGTTGTATCTTTACTATGGCATAATAAAAAGCTGTCACTCTGTGAAACTCAGGCTCCTGTGAAGCAGTTACACACAGACTGAGTCTGAATCTTACCGTTCAAATTCTAGATTTGGCAACTTATTCATGTGGCTTAAAAAACTAGTTTATATCGCTGATAATGACTAGCCGATAGGCTGACATAGCTAGGGAAAAAGCATGACCTGACAAAGTAGTGTCAGGTAGTCACTCAACTCCTCAACTTCTTGGAGTCCCACAGGTGTGCTGTTATCACAGCTCAGAAGTGAGACGGTGGAGAAGGGTCCTTCTTCCCCTCGAAatcctgtttctgtttcctACTATCTCAGGGTAGTGTTTCTGGGACTGGTTTGCGTGGCAGCCATCTGGctgtatttcctttccaaaggagTAATCTTGGGGGTTTTTGTCAGAATACCTGACCTGAACAGTGAGAAATTATTCAGACTCTATGGCCCTACTTAATCTATTTCTACAGCAGAAACGCAGCCACCCACCGatgaggctttttaaaaataaacgcAATTTTGCCCTGGactgtattttcagtgtattttggCAGGGGACACGCAatacatattttgctttctaaatgaTGGTTCCTTGCCTTCTCATAATCCTCACGGCCTTTCAGGCAGTGACAGTGACAAGAATCCCCGGTCCGATAGAGAAAAGGGGGTGGTGGGGACCTGAAAGCTTTGTTAACCCCTTACCAACCGCAGcgattaaaataaataaataaatacataagcCAGCCCTTTAGTCTCGCCTGCCGTTTCACCGCGGTGACCGGGCTGGAAAGCTCCCTAGGGAAAGGCGAGCCCGGGGCAGAACCGCCGGGACCGGGGACCGGGGACCGGGGACCGGGGGGGCGTCGCGGCTCACCTGCCCGTACAGCCGCCCCGCCTCGTCCATGCAGAGGTAACGGGAGCTCCGCACGCCCTTGATGGCCACGGTGCGCACCGCCACGGCGCGGATCTCCAGCAGACCTGCGGGGGGGGTAGAGAGACGGAAAAGCGGCGTTAACTCTGCggccccgtcccgtcccgtccccgcTCCGCTATCGCCGGTACTCACTCTGCGGGCTCTGGCTACCGGCGGCGTCCACCCGGCCGTCGCCGCCGATCCGtagaaagcagctgaagagcCCGTGTTTGCTGGCGGTGTAGAGGTGCCGCAGCCGGATCGGTTCCCCCCAGCCGTAGTTAACGTGCGGGCCGGCGTCGGGCAGCGGCAACGAAACGGCGACGGCGGCGAGACCCAGCAGCGCcagggcggcggggcgggcggcggggcgcggcccCATGCCGCGGAAGGGGAGCGGAAGGgagcggagcggcgcggaggggcgcggaggggagcggaggggagcggaggggcgcggagggg includes:
- the FGF19 gene encoding fibroblast growth factor 19 → MGPRPAARPAALALLGLAAVAVSLPLPDAGPHVNYGWGEPIRLRHLYTASKHGLFSCFLRIGGDGRVDAAGSQSPQSLLEIRAVAVRTVAIKGVRSSRYLCMDEAGRLYGQLRYSTEDCSFEEEIRPDGYNVYKSKKYGISVSLSSAKQRQQFKGKDFLPLSHFLPMINTVPVESTDFGEYGDYSQAFEPEVYSSPLETDSMDPFGITSKLSPVKSPSFQK